One genomic segment of Chitinophaga sancti includes these proteins:
- a CDS encoding DeoR/GlpR family DNA-binding transcription regulator produces MLKEERHAYILHQVNLHNKVLSSHLSEQIQVSEDTIRRDLAELAQEGKIIKVHGGALSNSFHLGITSQDVYAVEDKKTIALKAVQLIQDGMFVLTTGGTTIAELARMLPKDLQATFITVSLPAAFEYANHPNIEVIVIGDKLAKGSKITVGGEAISKIRMIKADLCFLGNNAMDASDGLTDNDWEVVQVKRAMISTSKKVVVLSISEKLDTAEQLKICDVEEIDILITELPPNSKKLQPYKKKGIQIL; encoded by the coding sequence ATGCTAAAAGAAGAACGCCACGCCTATATACTTCACCAGGTGAACTTACATAATAAGGTGCTGTCTTCACATCTGAGTGAACAGATCCAGGTATCTGAAGATACAATCCGCAGAGACCTGGCTGAACTGGCGCAGGAAGGTAAAATCATCAAAGTACATGGTGGCGCATTATCCAATTCTTTTCATCTTGGTATCACTTCGCAGGATGTATATGCTGTAGAAGATAAAAAGACCATCGCATTAAAAGCAGTACAGCTTATACAGGATGGCATGTTTGTATTAACAACGGGTGGTACCACTATTGCAGAACTGGCGCGTATGCTGCCAAAAGACCTGCAGGCCACCTTTATTACAGTAAGTTTACCGGCAGCTTTTGAATATGCCAACCATCCTAACATCGAAGTTATCGTGATAGGTGATAAGCTGGCAAAAGGTTCCAAGATCACCGTAGGAGGGGAGGCGATTTCAAAGATCAGGATGATCAAAGCAGATCTCTGTTTTTTAGGAAACAATGCCATGGATGCAAGTGATGGTCTTACAGACAATGACTGGGAAGTGGTACAGGTAAAACGCGCTATGATCAGCACTTCTAAAAAGGTAGTCGTATTATCCATTTCAGAAAAACTGGATACTGCCGAACAACTGAAGATCTGTGATGTAGAGGAGATAGATATTTTAATAACAGAGCTGCCACCGAATTCCAAAAAACTACAGCCTTACAAGAAAAAAGGCATTCAGATATTATAA
- a CDS encoding anhydro-N-acetylmuramic acid kinase has protein sequence MNSNLQRLFTITQKPVRRIIGLMSGTSLDGLDVALCAISGSGMDTKVVLEQFETVPYPIEVKDEIRKIFAKETISFQQLCLLNPWIANHHAVWILDCLQKWNIDPSAVDLIASHGQTVYHSPKILHQQAAFPNATLQIGDGDHIAVKTGIITLSDFRQKHIAAGGEGAPLALYGDYCLFSKQGEDRIMLNMGGIANFTFLPGSLDANKVFVTDTGPGNTLLDAFARHYFQKEYDEDAQFAKQGTVNEKLLAALKENSFFKEGFPRTTGPELFSKEYVLKAEQGIGVNPFDVMATLTQFSADTITDALLSVLDADRAYAVYMSGGGAHNPLLVGLIKARMPHLKINTTSELGIAGDAKEAVLFAILANEAVMGEGINFGKPGMPAITMGKYSFPA, from the coding sequence ATGAACAGTAATTTACAACGACTTTTTACCATCACACAAAAGCCGGTACGACGTATTATCGGTTTGATGTCGGGTACATCGCTCGATGGACTGGATGTGGCTTTGTGCGCGATCAGTGGCAGTGGTATGGATACAAAAGTAGTGCTGGAACAATTTGAAACAGTACCGTATCCCATCGAAGTGAAGGACGAGATCCGCAAGATCTTTGCAAAGGAAACCATTTCCTTTCAGCAGCTTTGTCTGCTCAATCCATGGATTGCCAATCACCATGCAGTATGGATATTAGATTGTTTACAAAAATGGAATATAGATCCGTCAGCAGTCGATCTGATTGCATCACACGGGCAAACAGTGTATCATAGTCCTAAGATATTGCATCAGCAGGCAGCGTTTCCAAATGCCACTTTGCAGATCGGAGATGGGGATCACATTGCAGTAAAAACCGGCATCATCACCCTGAGTGATTTTCGCCAGAAGCATATTGCAGCAGGAGGAGAGGGGGCGCCACTCGCCTTGTACGGTGATTACTGTTTATTCTCAAAACAGGGAGAAGACAGGATCATGTTGAACATGGGGGGGATTGCGAACTTTACATTCCTGCCGGGATCACTGGATGCAAACAAAGTATTCGTGACAGATACAGGACCGGGCAATACCTTGCTGGATGCATTTGCCCGTCATTATTTCCAAAAAGAATATGATGAAGATGCACAATTTGCAAAGCAGGGAACAGTGAATGAAAAACTCCTGGCAGCATTAAAAGAAAACTCCTTTTTTAAAGAAGGATTTCCCCGCACCACTGGCCCGGAATTATTCAGCAAAGAGTATGTACTTAAGGCAGAACAAGGCATCGGGGTCAATCCATTCGATGTCATGGCCACCCTCACCCAATTCAGTGCAGACACCATTACCGATGCTTTGCTGAGTGTATTGGACGCAGACAGAGCTTACGCAGTATACATGAGTGGCGGCGGTGCACACAATCCATTATTAGTCGGATTGATCAAAGCCCGCATGCCGCACTTAAAAATAAACACCACCAGTGAACTGGGAATAGCCGGCGATGCGAAAGAAGCTGTTTTATTTGCTATCTTGGCAAATGAAGCTGTCATGGGAGAAGGAATCAACTTCGGAAAGCCCGGCATGCCGGCTATCACCATGGGAAAATATTCATTTCCTGCATAA
- the murQ gene encoding N-acetylmuramic acid 6-phosphate etherase, whose product MLTTEMSSRFNNLEKMSVKAILEGINSEDATVPQAVAKSLPQIEKLVTATVERMKKGGRLFYIGAGTSGRLGILDASECPPTFGVGFDLVIGLIAGSDTAIRKAVEFAEDDKEQAAKDLDAYHINENDVVIGIAASGTTPYVIGGVQQMRARGIVTGCITCNLNSPLAAEVEYPIEVPVGAEFLTGSTRMKAGTAQKLVLNMISTTVMIQLGRVKGNKMVDMQLSNHKLIDRGIRMVMSELAVDEEKAKQLIEEHGSVRAAIESRMHEQ is encoded by the coding sequence ATGCTTACTACTGAAATGTCTTCCCGCTTTAACAACCTGGAAAAGATGAGCGTAAAAGCCATTCTGGAAGGTATTAACAGTGAGGACGCCACCGTGCCACAGGCAGTCGCAAAGTCGCTGCCACAAATAGAGAAGCTGGTGACAGCTACTGTAGAACGAATGAAAAAAGGCGGTCGCCTTTTTTATATCGGCGCAGGTACCAGCGGGCGTCTCGGCATACTGGATGCATCAGAATGCCCACCCACATTTGGAGTAGGTTTTGATCTGGTGATCGGGTTGATAGCAGGTAGTGATACTGCCATCCGCAAAGCAGTAGAATTTGCAGAAGACGATAAAGAACAGGCAGCCAAAGACCTGGATGCTTATCACATCAATGAGAATGATGTAGTGATTGGTATCGCTGCCTCGGGTACTACACCTTATGTAATTGGTGGGGTACAACAAATGCGTGCCAGAGGTATTGTGACTGGCTGCATAACCTGTAACCTGAACAGCCCATTGGCAGCTGAAGTGGAATATCCCATAGAAGTACCGGTAGGTGCGGAATTCCTGACAGGAAGTACACGTATGAAAGCTGGTACTGCACAAAAGCTGGTGTTGAATATGATCTCTACCACCGTGATGATACAACTGGGCAGGGTAAAAGGGAATAAGATGGTAGATATGCAACTGAGCAATCATAAACTGATAGACAGGGGCATCAGAATGGTGATGAGTGAACTGGCAGTAGACGAAGAAAAAGCAAAACAACTGATCGAAGAGCATGGCAGTGTAAGAGCCGCCATTGAAAGCCGGATGCATGAACAGTAA
- a CDS encoding sodium:solute symporter, translated as MSPVLLFSIVVVYFIILLVVAWYTGRNSSNESFFIGNRNSNWMLVAFGMIGTSLSGVTFVSVPGDVAKNSFSYFQVTIGYLLGYLVIAFVLLPLYYRLKLTSIYNYLQTRFGVASYKTGASFFILSRTLGATARLYLVVNILQEAIMNQFGIPFWVTTLVILVMILLYTFEGGVKTIVYTDTLQTTCMLLGLVLCTIYILHTMDISMGESLHRMSQQGMTRIFFGDPNSKLFFLKQILGGAFITITMTGMDQEMMQKNISVKRLQDAQKNVVTLSLILMVVLMLFLFLGGLLYLYAEQLHVDVKGDKLFPVLALNHMPAYMSIIFIVALISALFPSADGAITALTSSYCIDILGINRNAELDEKQRKSTRQRVHLVFTFIFLLFVLVFKWISSASMIGVILIVASYTYGPLLGLFSFGILTKRRVRDKAVPVIAVVAPLVCLLLDTYQSKILGEFKIGLELLLINGLLMFAGLWIFSKPSEKTPL; from the coding sequence ATGTCACCAGTGCTTTTATTCTCAATTGTCGTAGTCTATTTTATTATTTTATTGGTAGTAGCCTGGTACACCGGCCGTAATTCCAGTAACGAATCCTTTTTTATCGGTAACCGCAACAGTAATTGGATGTTGGTTGCCTTTGGGATGATTGGTACCTCCCTCAGCGGTGTCACTTTTGTGAGTGTACCCGGGGATGTCGCTAAGAATTCCTTTTCCTATTTTCAGGTGACCATCGGGTACCTGTTAGGTTACCTGGTCATTGCTTTTGTCCTATTGCCTTTGTATTACAGGTTGAAGCTCACTTCTATTTACAATTATTTGCAGACCCGTTTCGGCGTCGCTTCTTACAAAACAGGTGCTTCCTTCTTTATATTATCCAGAACACTTGGCGCTACTGCAAGGTTGTATCTCGTCGTGAATATTCTGCAGGAAGCTATCATGAATCAGTTTGGTATTCCTTTTTGGGTCACTACGCTGGTAATCCTGGTCATGATCTTACTCTACACTTTTGAAGGTGGGGTCAAGACCATTGTTTATACAGATACCTTACAAACTACCTGTATGCTGCTGGGGTTAGTGCTCTGCACCATTTACATCCTGCACACCATGGATATCAGCATGGGAGAAAGCCTGCACAGAATGTCGCAGCAGGGCATGACCCGCATCTTCTTCGGCGATCCGAATAGTAAACTCTTCTTCCTGAAACAGATACTGGGTGGTGCATTCATCACCATCACCATGACAGGTATGGATCAGGAAATGATGCAGAAAAACATATCTGTAAAAAGACTACAGGATGCACAGAAGAATGTAGTGACCTTATCCCTCATCCTGATGGTGGTGTTAATGTTGTTCCTCTTCTTAGGTGGTTTATTATACCTGTATGCAGAGCAACTGCATGTAGATGTAAAGGGCGATAAACTCTTTCCTGTACTGGCATTGAACCATATGCCTGCCTACATGTCCATCATCTTTATTGTAGCATTGATCTCTGCCTTATTCCCAAGTGCAGATGGTGCAATCACAGCATTGACATCTTCTTACTGTATAGATATTCTGGGTATCAACAGAAATGCGGAACTCGATGAAAAACAAAGAAAGTCAACCAGGCAGCGCGTGCACCTGGTATTTACATTCATTTTCCTGCTATTCGTACTGGTCTTCAAGTGGATTAGCAGTGCCAGTATGATAGGTGTGATACTCATAGTAGCGAGCTATACATACGGTCCATTATTGGGATTATTCTCCTTTGGTATATTGACAAAACGTCGCGTTAGAGACAAGGCCGTACCTGTTATTGCAGTTGTAGCACCATTGGTTTGTTTGTTGTTGGATACATATCAATCAAAAATACTGGGCGAGTTTAAGATAGGATTGGAACTACTACTGATAAACGGTCTCCTCATGTTCGCCGGATTATGGATCTTCTCAAAACCCTCAGAAAAAACACCTTTATAA
- a CDS encoding glycoside hydrolase family 9 protein has protein sequence MKKLSILLLLLFLHLSVTADWIRINQLGYRPAGMKVAVWCSKSQDTLKKFEVVDVLTNKVVYRHAAGKAAGAYGPFAQTCRLDFSALQRAGLYYIQTGATRSPQFEISESVYGGAAAFCLRYMRQQRSGFNPFLKDSCHTHDGFTVYAPKDTFVNVSGGWHDATDYLQYATTSANATYHLLAACRDFPGVFGDTVQANGLRGKNGFSDAMDEAKWGLDWLLKMYPADDWLFNQIGDDRDHQGMRLPGQDTNFYQHGLLRPVYFCSGQPQGLLKYKNRATGVASTAGKFASCFALGSQLFASSLLRDKAMAAYQLGLKYPGVCQTAPGRSPYFYEEDNYADDMELAAAMLSKPAEAMSFARQEPVTPWLGQDTARHYQWYPFINPGHYELAKQLKGAQRDSLIQFYKEGIERVWRKANHNAFYRAIPFIWCSNNLTTAFTIQCYWYRQLSGDNTYLPLEQACFDWLFGCNPWGTSMVYGLPANGDTPADPHSSFSHLKQYPIDGGLVDGPVYTSIYKGLIGIQLQNEDEYAPFQSDLAVYHDDFGDYSTNEPTMDGTAVLIYLLAAQESALKGIVRTDTTKKEISLVFTADEFADGLPTITRVLQQQKVKASFFFTGRFYERHDVRTLIKQGHYLGPHSDQHLLYCDWGKRDSMLVTKTEFRNDMLQCLSKMKYAGVDTSGVRYFIPPYEWWNNTIAEWSADMGLQVVNFTPGTGSNADYTYPEMGASYKSSERILQSITQFKGGLNGVILLIHAGTDPRRKDKLYDHLGELITLLKKEGYTFRKINESSSL, from the coding sequence ATGAAAAAACTATCCATACTATTGCTGCTACTGTTTTTACATCTTTCGGTGACCGCGGACTGGATCCGTATTAATCAGCTCGGATACCGGCCTGCAGGGATGAAAGTAGCTGTTTGGTGCAGTAAGAGCCAAGATACATTAAAAAAATTTGAGGTAGTTGATGTGCTGACTAATAAAGTAGTGTACAGGCATGCTGCCGGAAAAGCTGCGGGGGCATACGGTCCGTTTGCTCAAACGTGCAGGTTGGATTTTTCTGCTTTGCAGCGGGCAGGACTATATTATATACAGACAGGTGCTACCCGGTCTCCGCAGTTTGAGATCAGTGAATCGGTGTATGGGGGTGCGGCAGCGTTTTGCCTGCGATATATGCGACAGCAAAGGAGTGGGTTTAATCCGTTTTTGAAAGATAGCTGTCATACCCATGATGGGTTTACGGTGTATGCACCCAAAGATACTTTTGTAAATGTATCCGGTGGTTGGCATGATGCTACTGATTATTTGCAATATGCCACTACTTCGGCAAATGCCACTTATCATTTATTAGCCGCCTGCAGAGACTTTCCGGGGGTATTTGGAGATACTGTACAGGCGAATGGATTGAGGGGCAAAAACGGGTTTTCTGATGCCATGGATGAGGCGAAATGGGGATTAGACTGGTTACTGAAAATGTATCCTGCTGATGACTGGCTATTTAACCAGATTGGAGATGACAGAGATCACCAGGGAATGCGCTTACCAGGGCAGGATACGAATTTTTATCAGCATGGGCTGCTCAGACCCGTATACTTTTGTTCCGGCCAGCCACAGGGATTGTTGAAATATAAAAACAGGGCTACCGGTGTTGCTTCTACGGCGGGTAAGTTTGCAAGTTGTTTTGCATTAGGATCACAATTGTTTGCTTCTTCTCTGTTGCGGGATAAGGCGATGGCGGCTTATCAGTTAGGTTTGAAATATCCGGGTGTGTGTCAGACTGCGCCTGGCCGGTCACCTTATTTCTATGAAGAAGATAACTATGCAGATGATATGGAACTGGCAGCAGCCATGTTGTCAAAGCCAGCGGAGGCTATGTCTTTTGCAAGACAGGAGCCGGTTACTCCCTGGTTAGGGCAGGATACGGCCCGACATTACCAATGGTATCCTTTTATCAATCCCGGGCATTATGAACTGGCCAAACAGTTGAAGGGTGCACAAAGAGATAGTTTAATTCAGTTCTATAAAGAGGGTATTGAACGTGTGTGGCGCAAAGCGAATCACAATGCTTTTTACCGTGCCATTCCTTTTATCTGGTGTAGTAATAATTTAACGACAGCATTCACTATTCAATGTTACTGGTACAGGCAACTGAGTGGGGATAATACTTATCTGCCACTGGAACAGGCTTGTTTTGACTGGTTATTTGGGTGTAATCCGTGGGGAACTTCTATGGTATATGGACTACCGGCGAATGGTGATACGCCTGCTGATCCACATTCTTCTTTTTCACATTTGAAACAATATCCGATTGATGGCGGTTTGGTTGATGGCCCTGTATATACCAGTATTTACAAGGGTTTGATAGGAATTCAATTACAGAACGAAGATGAGTATGCACCTTTTCAGAGTGACCTGGCTGTGTACCATGATGACTTTGGAGATTATAGTACGAATGAACCTACCATGGATGGAACAGCGGTGTTGATTTACTTATTGGCAGCGCAGGAAAGTGCACTGAAAGGCATTGTACGAACCGATACGACTAAAAAGGAAATTTCACTAGTGTTTACAGCTGACGAATTTGCAGATGGATTGCCAACTATTACACGTGTATTGCAACAGCAAAAAGTAAAGGCTTCGTTCTTTTTTACAGGCAGGTTTTATGAGCGGCATGATGTGCGTACATTGATTAAACAGGGACATTATTTAGGACCACATTCTGATCAGCATTTGTTGTATTGCGATTGGGGGAAGAGAGATAGTATGCTTGTAACGAAGACTGAATTCCGGAATGATATGTTGCAGTGTTTATCTAAGATGAAGTATGCGGGCGTTGATACTTCCGGAGTGAGATACTTTATTCCTCCTTATGAGTGGTGGAATAATACGATCGCTGAATGGTCTGCTGATATGGGGTTACAAGTAGTAAACTTTACGCCGGGTACAGGTAGCAATGCTGATTATACCTATCCGGAAATGGGCGCCTCATACAAAAGTAGTGAACGTATTCTTCAATCCATTACTCAGTTCAAAGGAGGACTGAATGGGGTGATCCTGCTTATTCATGCAGGCACTGATCCCCGGCGTAAAGATAAATTGTATGATCATCTTGGTGAGCTGATCACTTTATTGAAAAAGGAAGGCTATACTTTTAGAAAAATTAACGAATCAAGCTCCCTTTAA